The genomic DNA ATTGCCGGTTGCCCGCCGCGGCCTGAAGCGCTGTTGGACGGGTTGTTGAAATTGCAGGAAAAGATTCAGCGCGAAAAGATCTTTGTGAAGTGAGAGAGGAACAGAGGAGTATCGCTTGTGAGCGCGAGCTTCTCTTACCATCGGCTATAGGCCATCGGCTCTTTGAGGAAGATGCAACCGCTGCTTGAACGACTCATGACTACTTTTCCCGACGCCGTCCGCGGCGTGGAAGTGGATACCGCCCGAAACGAGATCACGGCCCGCGTCGCCGCCGCTCGAATCGTCGACGTTGCGCGGTGGCTGCACGACACGCCGGAGGCCTCGTTCGACCATATCACCGATATCTGTTCGGTGGACTACCCGAATGACCCGGAACGGTTTGAGGTAGTCTATCAACTCCTCTCGCTCGCGCACCGCCGACGCATCCGATTAAAAGCCCGCGTGACTGAAGATGCACCACAGATCGCCTCCGTGACCGGTATCTGGAAGGGCGCCGAGTTCATGGAGCGTGAGGTCTACGACCTGATGGGCATCACCTTCGTCGGTCACCCCGATCTTCGACGCATTCTCCTGCCGGAGGATTACGAAGAGGGCCATCCGCTACGTAAGGATTTCCCGACCGAAGGTCGTGGCTGGCGCAGCTCGTTCCCGTTCATTCCGCGCCTGGACGAAGCTCCCGAAGAACAGACGGAAGGGGAAGTTCCGGAGCAGGAGAAGCAGGCGTACCTCGTCGCTGAGCACCAGGGCGGCACGCGTCGCCGTGAAGAACTGTTGTTGAACATGGGGCCGCAACACCCCAGTACCCACGGCGTGCTCAGAGTGGTGCTGGAACTGGACGGTGAACGGATCGTCAAGGCCACGCCGGATCTCGGCTACTTGCATCGCGGCGTCGAGAAGCTGGCGGAAGGTCTGCACTATATGCAGGTCATCCCGCATACCGACCGGCTCGATTATGTCTGCGCGATGACGAACAACTATGCTTACGTCCGCGCGGTGGAGAAGCTGCTCGACATCACCGTGCCGGAACGGGCGGAATACGTCCGCACGATCGTCGCTGAGATGCAACGCATCATCGGCCACCTCTTCTGGCTCGGCACCCAGGCGCTCGACATCGGGGCCATGACCGTCTTCTTCTGGACGTTTCGAGAACGCGAAGTGCTGCTGGACATGTTCGAAAAGCTCTGCGGCGCGCGGCTGACCTTGAACTACTATCGTATCGGCGGGGTGGACAGCGATTTCACCCCGGATCTCGTGGTCCGCCTGAAAGCGTTCCTGCAGACGTTCCCCGAGAAGGTCAACGAATACAACCAGCTGCTCATGTCCAACCGGATCTGGGTCGGACGGACCAAAGACGTGGCCGTGATTTCGGCGGAAGACGCGATCAATTTCGGGCTCACCGGGCCGTCGCTCCGAGGATCGGGTGTCGATTACGATGTGCGCAAATACGAGCCCTACGGAGTCTACGACAAGGTCGAATGGGAAGTGCCGGTCGGCAAACGCGGGGACACGTACGATCGCTACTGGGTACGCATGGAGGAGATGCGGCAGAGCGCGCGGATCATCGCCCAATGCCTCGACCAGATGCCGGAAGGCCCGATCATGGCGGACGTGCCGCACGTGATTCCCCCGCCCAAGGCGAAGGTCATGCGCGACATGGAGAGCCTGATTCACCACTTTATTATTTTCACGCAGGGGTTCAAGCCGCCGAAAGGCGAAACCTACTGCGGTACTGAAGCGCCCAAAGGAGAACTCGGGTTCTTCATCGTCAGCGACGGAAGCCCGCGACCCTACCGCTTGAAAATTCGCGCCCCCTCATTCATTCACATGGGCGCTTTCGACCACATGGCCCGCGGCTACCTGATCTCGGACATCATCACCATCTTCGGAACCTACGACATCGTGATGGGAGAATGTGATAGATGAGGGGCGCGCGCAGGAAGAAGACAACCTCACGATTCATTGTGGTGTTGGCATAGGGACACGATAGATGCTGAAAGAGACGCACAAGGCAGAGATCGAAGACATTCTGTCCCGCTATCCAGTGAAACGGTCGGCATTGCTGCCTCTGCTGTACATGGCGCAGCGGGAACAGGGCTACGTCACCGAAGCGGCGATGCAGGAAATCGCCGGGATCTTGAGGCTGACTCCGCCGCAGGTGTACGAGACGGCCACGTTTTATACGATGCTGAACTTGAAGCCGGTGGGGACATTCCACCTGCAGGTCTGCAAGTCGCTCATGTGCGCGCTCGTCGGCTCAGACACGATTATCGGCTGGATCAGCGCGAAACTCGGCATCAAGCCGGGCGAGACGACGCCGGACAAACTCTTTACCTTGAGTATCGTGGAATGTCTGGCGGCATGCGGAACCGGCCCGATGATGCAGGTCAACGACGACTATTACGAGCGGCTGACGGAAGAGAAGCTGGATCGCATTCTGGCCGACCTACGACAGACCGGCACCTGTTCGCTGAAGACCGGCCCCTTCATGTGGCCGGAACCGGCGAATGCCGTGAAACATGAGGCGTAAAACGTGAGACGACGCAACACTATAACGGGCCTCAACCTTTCACCTTTCACTTTTTTCGTTTCACGCTGAAGCTATGCCCAAGTACGAACCTATTCTGCTGAAAAACATGCTGCAACCCGGCTATACGGGTTCGTTGACGGAGTATGAACGCGTCGGCGGCTACCAGGCGATCCGGAAGGTGCTGGGCAAGGTGAGCCCTGCGGACGTGACTGCGGTGGTCATGAAGTCCGGCTTGCGCGGGCGCGGCGGCGCCGGCTTCCCGACCGGAGTCAAATGGGGGTTCCTGCCCAAGGACTACCAGGGTCCGCGCTACCTCTGCTGCAACGCCGATGAAAGCGAACCGGGTACCTTCAAAGATCGGCAGCTCATCGAACGTGACCCGCACCAATTGCTCGAAGGCATGTTGCTCGCCTGCTACGCCATCGGCGCGGCCAGCTCCTACATCTATATTCGCGGGGAATTTGTCCTGGGGGCCAAGATTCTCGAACAGGCCATCAATGACGCGCGCGCCGCGGGATATGTCGGCAAGAACATTTTCGGCTCGAACACCACGATCGACATTTGGGTACACCGCGGAGCGGGCGCCTATATTTGCGGCGAAGAGACGGCGCTGTTGGAATCGCTCGAAGGCAAGCGCGGCCTCCCGCGTGTCAAGCCGCCGTTCCCCGCCACGCACGGGCTCTACAACAAGCCGACCGTGGTGAACAATGTCGAAACCCTGGCCAATCTGCCGCACATCCTGAACCGGGGCGCCGAATGGTTCGCCTCGATCGGGTCACCGCCGAAGAGCACCGGCACACGCGTCTTCTGCGTCAGCGGGCATGTCGCGAGGCCCGGGAATTACGAAGTCCCGATGGGTATCACCTTTCGCGAACTGATCTACGAACAGGCCGGCGGTATGCGGTCGGATAAGAAATTGAAGGCCTTCATTCCCGGAGGCGCCTCAGCGCCCTTCCTGACGCCCGATCACCTGGACGTCAAACTGGATTTCGAATCCGTCGCGTTGGCCGGGTCCATGCTGGGGTCCGGCGGTGTGACGGTCATGGAAGAGGGCACCGACATGGTGTGGGCGGCCCTGCGGCTGATGGAGTTTTTCTATCACGAGTCCTGCGGCAAGTGCAGTCCCTGCCGCGAAGGCAGCTCGTGGCTCGTGCAGATCATGCGCCGGATCGTCAACAAGCGGGGGCAGATGGCGGACCTTGAAACCCTGACCGACCTGTGTAAAAACATCGCCGGTCGAACAGTCTGCGCCTTCGGCGATGCCGAGGTATCGCCGATTCTGAGCACGCTCAAACATTGGCGGCACGAGTATGTCGCCATGATCCATGCGGCCGAGGCGGCAAATTTAATACGGCCGGAACCGGCGGGAGCCAAACATTGACGTATCTCCTGAAGCGTCTCTCGTCGTTCGAGAAGATCGACAACGAGACGGGCGACGGCTCCCCGCCGTTCACGGCGTTTCACGTTTCACGTTTCACGAATGACGGCCACTATGCCTGATCCAAAACCAGAAACAGTCCGGCTCACTATCGACGGCACGACGGTCGCGGTTCCCAAGGGAACCCTGGTGATCGAAGCGGCGCGGCGC from Nitrospira sp. ND1 includes the following:
- the nuoD gene encoding NADH dehydrogenase (quinone) subunit D, which translates into the protein MTTFPDAVRGVEVDTARNEITARVAAARIVDVARWLHDTPEASFDHITDICSVDYPNDPERFEVVYQLLSLAHRRRIRLKARVTEDAPQIASVTGIWKGAEFMEREVYDLMGITFVGHPDLRRILLPEDYEEGHPLRKDFPTEGRGWRSSFPFIPRLDEAPEEQTEGEVPEQEKQAYLVAEHQGGTRRREELLLNMGPQHPSTHGVLRVVLELDGERIVKATPDLGYLHRGVEKLAEGLHYMQVIPHTDRLDYVCAMTNNYAYVRAVEKLLDITVPERAEYVRTIVAEMQRIIGHLFWLGTQALDIGAMTVFFWTFREREVLLDMFEKLCGARLTLNYYRIGGVDSDFTPDLVVRLKAFLQTFPEKVNEYNQLLMSNRIWVGRTKDVAVISAEDAINFGLTGPSLRGSGVDYDVRKYEPYGVYDKVEWEVPVGKRGDTYDRYWVRMEEMRQSARIIAQCLDQMPEGPIMADVPHVIPPPKAKVMRDMESLIHHFIIFTQGFKPPKGETYCGTEAPKGELGFFIVSDGSPRPYRLKIRAPSFIHMGAFDHMARGYLISDIITIFGTYDIVMGECDR
- the nuoE gene encoding NADH-quinone oxidoreductase subunit NuoE, translated to MLKETHKAEIEDILSRYPVKRSALLPLLYMAQREQGYVTEAAMQEIAGILRLTPPQVYETATFYTMLNLKPVGTFHLQVCKSLMCALVGSDTIIGWISAKLGIKPGETTPDKLFTLSIVECLAACGTGPMMQVNDDYYERLTEEKLDRILADLRQTGTCSLKTGPFMWPEPANAVKHEA
- the nuoF gene encoding NADH-quinone oxidoreductase subunit NuoF, which translates into the protein MPKYEPILLKNMLQPGYTGSLTEYERVGGYQAIRKVLGKVSPADVTAVVMKSGLRGRGGAGFPTGVKWGFLPKDYQGPRYLCCNADESEPGTFKDRQLIERDPHQLLEGMLLACYAIGAASSYIYIRGEFVLGAKILEQAINDARAAGYVGKNIFGSNTTIDIWVHRGAGAYICGEETALLESLEGKRGLPRVKPPFPATHGLYNKPTVVNNVETLANLPHILNRGAEWFASIGSPPKSTGTRVFCVSGHVARPGNYEVPMGITFRELIYEQAGGMRSDKKLKAFIPGGASAPFLTPDHLDVKLDFESVALAGSMLGSGGVTVMEEGTDMVWAALRLMEFFYHESCGKCSPCREGSSWLVQIMRRIVNKRGQMADLETLTDLCKNIAGRTVCAFGDAEVSPILSTLKHWRHEYVAMIHAAEAANLIRPEPAGAKH